GTACCCGGGGCGGCCGGGGCGGCCGGCGCGGCCGGCGCGGCGCCCGCGGTCCCGGGCTGTGCCGCGACCGCCTCCGCCGGTGCCGGCGCGGCGACCGCCGGTCCGGCCTGGAGCGGGACGCCCCGCCCCTCGGTGTCCTCCACCTGCGGCTGCGCGGGCGGTGCGACGGACCGGCGGCGCCGCCCGGTGGGGGCGCTGGTGGGATGCGGCTGCGGCGGGGTGTGGTCGGCGGCCTGGCTCAGCGGCACGGCGTCGTGCCGTCCCTCCTCGGCGGGCATGGTCAGCGGCGGCTGCGCGGGCACCCGCACCTGGCCGGGCAGGCCCGGGGCCGGTGCGGCCGGGGCCGCCGCCTCCGGGGCGCGGTCGGCCGTGGCGGGCGGCAGCGCGAAGACGGTACGGGCGGCCGACTCCTGCGCGGCGGCACGCTCGGCCGCCGCGGCCAGCGCGCGCCGGCGCCGTCCGGTGGGCCGTCCCTCCTCGTCGGTGTCCTCGCCGTCCCCGGCCGGCAGCGCGGCGGGCAGGGCGGCCTGCGCGGCCGCCTCCGAGCCGTGGCGGGCGCGTCGTCCGGCGGGCGCGGGCACGCCCTGCGGCGGTACGGCGCCGCCGAGCCCGGTACCGGAGGCGGCGGTCCCCGCGGCATGCTCGGCCGCGGTCACCACGGCGCCCTCGCTCACCCCGTCGCCACCGGCGCGGACGGGCAGTTCGGCGGGCCGTCCACGGCGCCGCCCGGTCCCGCCGGAGGTCGCCTGGGGGTCCTCGACCGGAACCGGGCCGGTCTCGTCGGCGGGCGCGCCCGCGCGCCTGCGCCGCCGCCCGGTCGGCGCGGGCGCCCCGGTCCCGTCACCGCCCGCGTCCGGCAGGTCGCCGCCGTCCAGGAAGGAGTCGGTGGACCCGCGCCGGGCCCGGCGCCTGCCACCGGCGGCACCGTCCTCGTGCTCCTCCGCGGGCCCGGCGGGCTCGGGCGCCGGCGCGGCGACGGCCCCGGCGCCCGCCCCGAGCGGCACCTCCAGGACGTACGCGCTGCCGCTCATGCCCGGCACCTCGTGCGTCTGGAGCACACCGCCGTGGGCGCGCACGATCCCGCGCACGATCGGCTCGTGCACCGGGTCGCCGCCGGCGTACGGTCCGCGCACCTCGATCCGGGCCACCGCACCGCGCTGGGCGGCGGCGACGACCACGGTGTTGTCCAGGTAACCGCCCGTGGAGACGGGCGCGTTGCCGGTCGCGTCGACGCCCGCGACGTCCGCGACCAGATGCGCCAGCGCGGTGGCGAGCCGCTGCGGGTCGACCTCGGCCTCGATGGGCGGGGCGTGCACGGCGAACTGCACCCGGCCGGGGCCGATCAGTTCCACCGCGCCGTCGACACCGGCGGCGACGACGGCGTCCAGCATCACCTTCGTACGGGTGATGTCCTCGCTGCCCGCGTCGATCCGCTGGTAGCCGAGGACGTTGTCGATGAGGGTGGTGATCCGCGAGTACCCGGCGGACAGGTGGTGCAGCACCTGGTTGGCCTCGGGCCACAGTTGCCCGGCGTCGTCGGAGGCGAGGGCGGCCAGTTCCCGCCGCAGCTCGTCCAGGGGCCCGCGCAGCGACCGCCCGAGCAGGGTGAGCAGCTGCTCGTGCCGGCCCGCCAGCGCCTCGTACCGGTCCTTCTCCCGCTCGCCGAGCGCGGCGTAACGCTCCTCGCCCGCCGCCAGCTCCTCCGCGTGCTTCTCGCGCAGCCCGGCCAGCTCGGCGTCGTACTTCTCGCGCAGCTCCTCCACCTCGGTGGCGTGCTGCTGGCGCAGGGCGGTGAGGTCGGAGGCGTGCTCCTCGGAGAGCTTCTCCAGCTCCTCGGCGTGCGCCTGCTCCAGCGCCTCCTTCTCCTCCACCAGGGCGTCGAAGGGCCGCCGGTCGGCGAAGGTCATCACGGCGCCGACGAGCTGGTCCCCGTCACGCACCGGCGCGGTGGTCAGGTCGACCGGCACCTTCTTGTCGCCCTTGGACCACAGCACCTGCCCGCGCACCCGGTGCTTGCGCCCGGAGCGCAGGGTGTCGGCGAGCGGCGACTCGGCGTACGGGAAGGGGGAGCCGTCGGCCCGCGAGTGCAGGACGAGGTTGTGCAGCTCCTTGCCGCCCAGCTCGCCCGCCCGGTAGCCGAGGATCTGCGCGGCGGCCGGGTTGACGAGCACGATCCGCCCGTCGGTGTCCGTGCCGACGACGCCCTCGGAGGCGGCGCGCAGGATCATCTCGGTCTGCCGCTGCGAGCGGGCCAGCTCCGCCTCGGTGTCGACGGTCCCGGACAGGTCCCGGACGACGATCATCAGCAGCTCGTCGCCCGTGTAGCCGTAACCGTCGTAC
This Streptomyces misionensis DNA region includes the following protein-coding sequences:
- a CDS encoding hybrid sensor histidine kinase/response regulator, whose translation is MSSRPSRGAARLAAILDALPDALVLVNANGTVVNANTIALEAFETPGTALVGRGLLDLLPQFDSRLIPGSMRRPGQRDPRGRTKPARMVARRTDGTEFPVEVTSANLENGQQAYDGYGYTGDELLMIVVRDLSGTVDTEAELARSQRQTEMILRAASEGVVGTDTDGRIVLVNPAAAQILGYRAGELGGKELHNLVLHSRADGSPFPYAESPLADTLRSGRKHRVRGQVLWSKGDKKVPVDLTTAPVRDGDQLVGAVMTFADRRPFDALVEEKEALEQAHAEELEKLSEEHASDLTALRQQHATEVEELREKYDAELAGLREKHAEELAAGEERYAALGEREKDRYEALAGRHEQLLTLLGRSLRGPLDELRRELAALASDDAGQLWPEANQVLHHLSAGYSRITTLIDNVLGYQRIDAGSEDITRTKVMLDAVVAAGVDGAVELIGPGRVQFAVHAPPIEAEVDPQRLATALAHLVADVAGVDATGNAPVSTGGYLDNTVVVAAAQRGAVARIEVRGPYAGGDPVHEPIVRGIVRAHGGVLQTHEVPGMSGSAYVLEVPLGAGAGAVAAPAPEPAGPAEEHEDGAAGGRRRARRGSTDSFLDGGDLPDAGGDGTGAPAPTGRRRRRAGAPADETGPVPVEDPQATSGGTGRRRGRPAELPVRAGGDGVSEGAVVTAAEHAAGTAASGTGLGGAVPPQGVPAPAGRRARHGSEAAAQAALPAALPAGDGEDTDEEGRPTGRRRRALAAAAERAAAQESAARTVFALPPATADRAPEAAAPAAPAPGLPGQVRVPAQPPLTMPAEEGRHDAVPLSQAADHTPPQPHPTSAPTGRRRRSVAPPAQPQVEDTEGRGVPLQAGPAVAAPAPAEAVAAQPGTAGAAPAAPAAPAAPGTVTPPAAPAAPGTAAAPGVPGPQAAAGAPHAAVPPVPGQPGAARPVPPGQPAPAQQPPAAATPAHGTPAAPGAQPLPLPAEAGAPQGPAPAQGPVTAAPAPAAAPGWPGADDTSGAGVAVPRPAPTAPPAPGAPAPRSGPAATPAAGTPVPPAAPAAPAPQPTPAAGTPLPAEHRAAQPLPAENAGATATGSVPAYDPDSTQGRAFSVRTLGQGVPFTRQGTPTPPPHTPNGSGRRRKLGTPPDPAARQEQTAEPAPAQSPGLPGQSRLAPGTEGAGRSYAIGAPDANAAEGPEPLDGPGGAVEVADTPRPQPMDDELPPEPLDNPRRLLVWPAPDVTTQQALSDRGYRPVIVHSREEVDAQIAAFPAALFVDPLTGPITRTALQSLRQAAVAAEVPVLVTAGLGQATREAAYGADPAVLLKALAPRDSEQHPPRVLLIEEHEEIALALTATLERRAMQVARAANDTDAVALAGRFRPNLVVMDLMQVHRRRAGIVDWLRANGQLNRTPLVVYTAAVDQAELPRLTSGETVLFLAERSTSTEVQSRIVDLLSRIGTN